The window TTAAGATATGAGCTGGATAGGTTAAAGTCGAAGCTTTAATCTAAGTGATTGGAGGTTTGGATACTTAATGGCAAAAAAAGATGTAATTGAGTTAGAGGGTGTAGTTTTAGAAAACTTACCCAATGCAACGTTTAAAGTTAAATTAGAAAACGGACATGAGATACTATGCCATCTTTCAGGTAAACTTAGAATGAACTT is drawn from Tepidibacter hydrothermalis and contains these coding sequences:
- the infA gene encoding translation initiation factor IF-1 → MAKKDVIELEGVVLENLPNATFKVKLENGHEILCHLSGKLRMNFIRILEGDTVTVDMSPYDLTRGRITWRKK